A portion of the Esox lucius isolate fEsoLuc1 chromosome 20, fEsoLuc1.pri, whole genome shotgun sequence genome contains these proteins:
- the LOC105019194 gene encoding beta-Ala-His dipeptidase, whose protein sequence is MLEPLFQYIDDHQNQFVQRLKEWVAIKSDSGDHTKWGEVETMLNMAAERIKKMGGKVELADAGTHQLPSGETVLLPPVILAEFAKDPKKATLCIYGHVDVQPAKMEDGWATDPFNLTEIKGNLYGRGATDNKGPVLAWLHAVESYQATKKEIPVNIKLIIEGLEEVGSYGLFKLIKKRRDSFFADVDFIVISDNVWATTTPALTYGTRGSSYFFVEIEGPKLDLHSGVYGGSIQEPMADLIALLGSLLDHTGKIQVVGVSDDVTPLTEDERKLYDNISFDLEEMKNVVGVKHFLQDTKEEVLMARWRYPSLSIHGVEGAFSDPGSKTIIPRKVTGKFSIRQVPNMDPPDVERKVKEHLEQVFSTLNSPNRLKVTATVGAKPWVANLQDSQYVAGQKAVKDVFGVEPEFIREGSTIPIAQTFQEETGKSVMMLPISGHDDGEHSQNEKISRYNYIEGTKLFAAYFYELSLLH, encoded by the exons ATGTTGGAACCATTGTTTCAATACATCGATGATCACCAAAATCAGTTTGTCCAG AGGCTTAAAGAGTGGGTAGCCATCAAAAGTGACTCTGGAGATCACACAAAATGGGGAGaagttgaaacaatgttgaacATGGCGGCAGAGAGGATCAAAAAGATGGGAGGTAAAGTGGAGCTAGCTGACGCAGGCACTCATCAG CTGCCCAGTGGGGAGACGGTGCTGCTCCCACCGGTTATACTGGCTGAATTTGCCAAGGACCCAAAGAAAGCCACTCTCTGTATCTATGGCCATGTGGATGTCCAGCCAGCCAAGATGGAGGATGGCTGGGCCACTGACCCCTTTAATCTGACAGAGATTAAAG GTAACTTGTATGGAAGAGGGGCTACGGACAACAAAGGGCCAGTTCTGGCTTGGCTACATGCTgtggagtcctatcaggccacAAAGAAG GAGATACCAGTGAATATTAAACTCATCATCGAGGGTCTGGAGGAGGTGGGTTCGTACGGTCTGTTCAAGTTGATCAAGAAGAGAAGAGACAGCTTCTTTGCAGATGTCGACTTTATTGTGATATCTGACAACGTGTGGGCGACGACAACTCCAGCACTGACTTATGGAACCAGAGGAAGCAGCTACTTCTTTGTGGAG ATTGAAGGTCCTAAATTGGACTTGCATTCTGGAGTGTACGGTGGTTCGATCCAAGAGCCCATGGCAGATCTGATAGCCTTGCTTG GAAGTCTGTTGGATCACACCGGAAAGATCCAGGTTGTTGGGGTCTCAGATGATGTCACCCCCCTCACTGAGGACGAGAGGAAGCTCTATGACAACATTAGCTTTGACCTGGAGGAAATGAAGAATGTGGTTGGGGTCAAGCACTTTCTGCAGGACACTAAG GAGGAAGTCCTCATGGCTCGATGGCGTTACCCATCCCTGTCCATCCATGGAGTAGAGGGGGCCTTTTCAGATCCAGGCAGCAAAACTATTATCCCCAGAAAAGTCACAGGAAAGTTCTCCATCCGACAAGTGCCCAACATGGACCCACCAGATGTGGAGAGGAAG GTGAAAGAGCACCTGGAGCAGGTCTTTTCCACTCTTAACAGTCCTAACAGGCTTAAAGTGACTGCCACAGTCGGGGCCAAACCATGGGTGGCCAACCTGCAAGACTCTCAGTATGTGGCTGGACAAAAAGCCGTCAAAGACG TGTTTGGAGTGGAGCCAGAGTTCATCCGTGAGGGCTCCACCATCCCTATAGCTCAGACCTTCCAGGAGGAAACAGGCAAGAGTGTGATGATGCTGCCAATCAGTGGCCATGATGACGGGGAGCACTCTCAGAATGAGAAGATTAGCAG gtACAACTACATTGAGGGGACAAAGCTGTTTGCTGCATATTTTTATGAGC